One stretch of Saccharopolyspora erythraea DNA includes these proteins:
- a CDS encoding sensor domain-containing protein, whose translation MIDRHDEVLAAVGRGRLARREATPPAEAGPGTVAVYSLDAEGRVASWNPDAQRLKGYRGEEILGQHFSVFYPPELAAVGYPQEELERAAEVGVHIDEGWRIRKDGTRFWAYIIIAARRSEQGVLQGFVKVVRDDSEAHARQQRSYRRFSDLLTLAPVGVCFVDDNDRVREVNNALCRLVRHPRAELLEMTGADLLHPLDGGGGLTSENALSEEDPETPVSRSRVLRRSDGEPIHCDVYCTLSVQDDGSHFWLVVFQDVTERIHQAEVLQHQLNHDALTGLPNRRGVDELLDNAGRLAVLFCDIDNFKRINDSLGHAAGDELIVTVAQRLHGELGEECTVARLSGDEFLIACTDVDAVGGLRVLAERVAGMLRMVVPVRGHLVRVSASVGAAMFPESGTSGEDLLRFADAAMFRAKRHGPGRVVLADPALTASLAEQMGLEEQLGEALRTDGLRLHYQPIVDRDRTVVSAEALVRWPHPRMGLLSPDVILPIAEQGNLLHELDLWVLRAALRDAVGWPQPVRGRQVRVSANLSGRFSAEVEFLDAVGAILADSGIDLHRVVLEVTETSLVELSAAARDAMHSLIRLGVSFAVDDFGTGYSSLARLKDLPAQVIKLDRQFISGLETQEADRAIVRSAIDMAHATDRRCVAEGVETAAQFHLLNELGVDAHQGWLFSRPLPLADFRAMVRGGPLPVPDHQP comes from the coding sequence CCTGGCGCGCCGCGAGGCGACTCCACCGGCCGAAGCGGGCCCCGGCACCGTCGCGGTGTACTCGCTGGACGCCGAGGGCCGGGTGGCCAGCTGGAACCCCGACGCGCAGCGGCTGAAGGGCTATCGCGGCGAGGAGATCCTGGGGCAGCACTTCTCGGTGTTCTACCCGCCGGAGCTGGCCGCGGTCGGCTACCCGCAGGAGGAGCTCGAACGAGCGGCCGAAGTCGGCGTGCACATCGACGAGGGCTGGCGGATCCGCAAGGACGGCACCCGCTTCTGGGCCTACATCATCATCGCGGCCCGGCGCAGCGAACAGGGCGTGCTGCAGGGCTTCGTCAAGGTCGTGCGCGACGACAGCGAGGCGCACGCCCGCCAGCAGCGTTCGTACCGCCGCTTCTCCGACCTGCTCACACTCGCGCCCGTCGGTGTGTGCTTCGTCGACGACAACGACCGCGTCCGCGAGGTCAACAACGCGCTGTGCCGCCTGGTGCGCCACCCCAGGGCGGAGCTGCTGGAGATGACCGGCGCCGACCTGCTGCACCCCCTGGACGGGGGCGGGGGCCTGACCTCGGAGAACGCCCTGAGCGAGGAGGATCCCGAGACGCCGGTGTCGCGGTCGAGGGTGCTCCGGCGCTCCGACGGCGAGCCGATCCACTGCGACGTCTACTGCACGCTCTCGGTGCAGGACGACGGCAGCCACTTCTGGCTGGTGGTGTTCCAGGACGTCACCGAACGCATCCACCAGGCCGAGGTCCTCCAGCACCAGCTGAACCACGACGCGCTCACGGGGCTGCCGAACCGGCGGGGCGTGGACGAGCTGCTCGACAACGCCGGGCGGCTGGCCGTGCTGTTCTGCGACATCGACAACTTCAAGCGGATCAACGACTCCCTCGGCCACGCGGCAGGCGACGAGCTGATCGTGACCGTCGCGCAGCGGCTGCACGGGGAGCTGGGCGAGGAGTGCACGGTCGCCCGGCTCTCCGGCGACGAGTTCCTGATCGCCTGCACCGACGTCGACGCCGTCGGCGGCCTGCGGGTGCTGGCCGAACGGGTCGCGGGCATGCTGCGCATGGTCGTGCCGGTCCGGGGGCACCTGGTGCGGGTCTCGGCCTCGGTCGGCGCGGCGATGTTCCCCGAGTCCGGCACCAGCGGCGAGGACCTGCTGCGCTTCGCCGACGCCGCGATGTTCCGCGCCAAGCGGCACGGGCCCGGCCGGGTGGTGCTGGCCGACCCGGCGCTGACCGCCAGTCTTGCCGAGCAGATGGGGCTGGAGGAGCAGTTGGGCGAGGCGCTGCGCACCGACGGGCTGCGCCTGCACTACCAGCCGATCGTGGACCGGGACCGGACGGTGGTCAGCGCCGAGGCGCTGGTGCGGTGGCCGCACCCGCGGATGGGGCTGCTGTCGCCGGACGTGATCCTGCCGATCGCCGAGCAGGGCAACCTGCTGCACGAACTGGACCTGTGGGTGCTGCGCGCGGCGCTGCGGGACGCGGTCGGCTGGCCGCAGCCGGTGCGTGGGCGGCAGGTGCGGGTGTCGGCGAACCTCAGCGGCCGGTTCTCCGCCGAGGTCGAGTTCCTGGACGCGGTGGGCGCGATACTCGCCGACTCCGGCATCGACCTGCACCGGGTCGTCCTCGAGGTGACCGAGACCTCGCTGGTGGAGCTGTCGGCGGCGGCTCGCGACGCCATGCACTCGCTGATCCGGCTCGGCGTGTCGTTCGCCGTGGACGACTTCGGCACCGGGTACTCGTCGCTGGCGCGGCTCAAGGACCTGCCCGCGCAGGTCATCAAGCTCGACCGCCAGTTCATCTCCGGGCTGGAGACCCAGGAGGCCGACCGCGCGATCGTGCGCTCGGCCATCGACATGGCCCACGCCACCGACCGCCGCTGCGTCGCCGAGGGGGTGGAGACCGCCGCCCAGTTCCACCTGCTCAACGAGCTCGGCGTCGACGCCCACCAGGGCTGGCTGTTCTCCCGCCCGCTGCCGCTGGCCGACTTCCGCGCGATGGTCCGCGGCGGCCCGCTGCCGGTTCCCGACCACCAGCCCTGA